Below is a genomic region from Bacillota bacterium.
CCGGCCCAGCCGGCTCCGGCGATGACGACGTCATGTTCTGCCGGTGCTCCGCGTGATCCCAATCCTCTTCCCTCCCGGCTAAAGCTGGCGAACCGTGGCCTTCAGGGAGCCCATGTGACCGGCCATGGCGACCGAGGCCGCCACTGGATCGGCGCTCCTGAGGGCTTCGATGATCGGCACGTGTTCCGTCAACGAACGACCGGCGCGGCCTGGGACTGCCAGGACGGCGCGGCGATCGAAGATCACATGGTTGATCGATTTGGCCAGGCGAAGCAGGTATCCGTTGCCGGACATCTCGGCGATGAGGGCGTGGAACTCCAGATCCAGGTGCTCCAAGGAATCGACGTCGCGGTCCTGGGCGGCCCGCTCCCACTGGGCGACGTTCTCCTCGATGGCCCGGAGCAGTGGGCCGACCTCGGGCGCCTGCCTCGCCACCGCCTCGGCG
It encodes:
- a CDS encoding FCD domain-containing protein, with translation MADQIKTLIENHSLQPGGRLPAERELASQLGVSRATVREAIQSLASLGYLEVRHGVGTLVSQHATTLEDPAYWVPWLSDHRTDVLALLDVREALEVKAAALAAEAVARQAPEVGPLLRAIEENVAQWERAAQDRDVDSLEHLDLEFHALIAEMSGNGYLLRLAKSINHVIFDRRAVLAVPGRAGRSLTEHVPIIEALRSADPVAASVAMAGHMGSLKATVRQL